In the Candidatus Cloacimonas acidaminovorans str. Evry genome, one interval contains:
- a CDS encoding 50S ribosomal protein L25, translated as MIFNLKATPRKTIRKSDLHTLRASGMIPAVIYGPELESISVSIPKGDFTQLYKKSFAEVSFWDIELNGDQFHTILKDKQIHPVTREMLHLDFMVVSAEAIIEVEVPIIITGEPIGVKEGGMMEIVQRNVKISCKANEIPDELTLDVSNLKIGESLHIRDLPKGNWEVKEHSDVTLVAIHAPRAEVVEEKPAAPAPEEQTTPETEK; from the coding sequence ATGATATTTAACCTGAAAGCCACTCCCAGAAAAACAATCAGGAAATCTGATTTGCATACCTTGAGGGCGAGTGGAATGATACCTGCCGTAATCTACGGACCTGAACTGGAAAGTATTTCTGTAAGCATTCCTAAAGGGGATTTTACGCAGCTGTATAAGAAAAGTTTTGCGGAAGTAAGTTTCTGGGATATTGAATTAAATGGTGATCAATTTCATACGATTTTGAAGGATAAGCAGATTCATCCTGTCACCAGGGAAATGTTGCATTTGGATTTTATGGTTGTTTCTGCCGAGGCAATTATTGAAGTGGAAGTTCCGATTATTATTACAGGAGAACCAATTGGAGTTAAAGAAGGTGGAATGATGGAAATCGTGCAACGCAATGTAAAAATCTCTTGTAAGGCGAATGAAATTCCTGATGAGTTGACTTTAGATGTAAGCAATTTAAAAATTGGTGAGTCACTTCATATTCGCGATCTTCCCAAAGGTAACTGGGAGGTAAAAGAACACAGCGATGTAACATTAGTAGCAATTCACGCTCCCAGAGCGGAAGTTGTAGAAGAAAAACCTGCTGCTCCTGCTCCTGAGGAACAGACAACTCCCGAAACAGAAAAATAA
- a CDS encoding DUF2877 domain-containing protein, translating to MQRKNNYTLFRIGELVPSGTYTKVHSCFERVINFAAEDIVISLCESSICAGPYRLILKGRIPLAKELKVTEKEVVINQEISLPYSQDNIWKIPSIHPHQNAQKTFLLCEKLLNFFIGEEKNNLLSLLFQPPSSQDEFLLQFRNCLINGINNLFQQQYTLFAQQIKRRGLGSTPAGDDFLIGYIICLSWLIANGRKDLIKQREEIYQTALDNDLLVNTFLHQAYYLRPDDDWANFLLALSENDEINLTKYINLIMNSGESSGKDMLSGFVFCLLFNWFWSAEIAKCRSCIFPDVLAALNVLSVNI from the coding sequence ATGCAGAGAAAAAATAATTATACCCTTTTCCGCATCGGAGAATTGGTTCCTTCAGGCACCTATACAAAGGTTCATAGCTGTTTTGAGCGGGTAATAAATTTTGCCGCAGAAGATATTGTTATATCTTTATGTGAGAGTAGTATATGTGCAGGTCCATATCGTCTAATCCTAAAAGGAAGGATTCCTTTAGCTAAAGAACTGAAAGTAACAGAAAAAGAAGTGGTTATTAATCAAGAAATATCTTTACCATACAGCCAGGATAATATCTGGAAAATACCTTCAATTCATCCTCATCAAAATGCCCAAAAGACCTTCTTACTCTGCGAAAAACTGCTTAATTTCTTTATTGGTGAAGAGAAAAATAATTTATTATCTTTGCTTTTTCAGCCCCCTTCATCCCAGGATGAATTTCTTCTTCAGTTCCGTAACTGCCTCATAAACGGTATAAATAACCTCTTTCAACAACAATATACACTCTTTGCCCAACAAATAAAACGCCGGGGTTTGGGAAGCACTCCTGCCGGTGATGATTTTTTGATTGGCTATATAATCTGTTTATCCTGGCTGATTGCCAACGGCAGAAAAGACCTGATAAAACAACGGGAAGAAATCTATCAAACCGCTTTGGACAATGATTTGCTGGTCAATACTTTTCTGCATCAAGCATATTACCTGCGTCCGGATGATGATTGGGCGAATTTTTTGCTTGCTTTAAGTGAAAACGACGAAATTAACTTGACAAAATACATAAATCTAATAATGAATTCAGGTGAGAGTTCAGGAAAAGATATGTTGAGCGGATTTGTATTTTGTTTGTTATTTAATTGGTTTTGGAGTGCGGAAATAGCGAAATGCAGAAGCTGTATTTTTCCGGATGTCCTTGCTGCTCTCAATGTACTATCTGTAAATATATAA
- the pth gene encoding aminoacyl-tRNA hydrolase, with protein MKLIIGLGNPGKEFANNRHNLGFICLDRWALGRERNFAKGDVFDYIVLKRAVLIKPKTWMNRSGEAIKQALKQWIISEYMVIYDDIELPVAKIRIRQGGGDGGHNGIKSLLAVIPPEELKRIRIGIGRNNEIDPQNYVLSDILPEEWELLNPALDQAGKFIDLYIKYDFNAVLNEYSIWKKSCSGAESSGIVSPKEEK; from the coding sequence ATGAAGCTCATTATAGGACTTGGAAATCCGGGAAAGGAATTTGCCAACAACCGTCACAATCTGGGTTTTATCTGTCTTGACCGTTGGGCTTTAGGCAGAGAAAGGAATTTTGCCAAAGGTGATGTTTTTGATTATATTGTTCTTAAACGAGCTGTTTTGATTAAACCCAAAACCTGGATGAACCGTTCTGGTGAAGCAATAAAACAGGCATTAAAGCAATGGATAATTTCTGAATATATGGTTATTTATGATGATATAGAACTGCCTGTAGCCAAAATTCGTATTCGTCAGGGAGGAGGAGATGGCGGCCATAATGGCATAAAATCCTTGCTTGCAGTTATACCCCCTGAAGAGCTGAAAAGAATTCGGATTGGAATTGGCAGAAACAACGAAATTGATCCCCAAAATTATGTGCTAAGCGATATTTTACCCGAAGAATGGGAATTGCTGAATCCGGCTCTGGACCAGGCGGGTAAATTTATAGACCTTTATATAAAGTATGATTTCAACGCTGTGTTGAATGAATATAGTATCTGGAAAAAATCTTGTTCCGGAGCAGAAAGTTCCGGAATCGTAAGTCCAAAGGAGGAAAAATAG
- the ffh gene encoding signal recognition particle protein, with amino-acid sequence MFENLSERLDKIFRNLRGKGYLTEDNIKAGLREVRMALLEADVNFRIVKNFIAEVEKRALGVEVMKSLTPGQQVVKIVYEQLVNLMDTEGFQFKVFNNRLTKVMLVGLQGSGKTTACAKLAAFYRKKGIKPMLVACDVYRPAAVDQLKILGKQIGIPVVSEDTKNVLKIADSALSMADKEMVNLLIFDTAGRLHIDEPMMEEVARLKTHIKPDYIFFVADATTGQDAVTIAKEFYDKLAFDAVILTKLDGDARGGAALSIKAVTGKPVAFVGIGEKISDLEIFYPDRMASRILGMGDVLTLIEKAEEAIDMEAEEKLARKMLKNQFTLNDFLKQLQSIKKMGSLESIIRMIPGLGRKLPADLKIDDKALKHIEAIIQSMTEKEREHPEIINGSRRLRIAKGCGLSVTEVNRLLRQFEEMKKMLKKVNTPQGRKHIERMMGGNRPEI; translated from the coding sequence ATGTTTGAAAACCTATCTGAACGCTTGGATAAAATTTTCCGTAACCTGCGGGGAAAAGGATATTTAACCGAAGATAACATAAAAGCGGGTTTGCGTGAAGTCCGAATGGCGCTTTTAGAAGCCGATGTAAACTTCAGAATTGTGAAGAATTTCATTGCTGAAGTGGAAAAACGGGCTTTGGGTGTAGAAGTTATGAAGTCCCTTACCCCGGGTCAGCAGGTTGTAAAAATCGTTTATGAACAGCTTGTTAACCTTATGGATACGGAAGGTTTTCAGTTTAAGGTCTTCAACAATCGCCTCACTAAAGTTATGCTGGTTGGTTTGCAGGGTTCAGGAAAAACAACTGCCTGTGCCAAACTTGCCGCTTTTTACCGGAAAAAAGGCATCAAACCGATGCTTGTTGCCTGTGATGTTTACCGTCCTGCAGCTGTTGATCAGCTTAAAATTCTGGGTAAACAAATTGGCATTCCCGTCGTTTCCGAAGATACCAAAAATGTTCTTAAAATAGCGGATTCCGCTTTATCTATGGCAGATAAGGAAATGGTTAATCTGCTTATTTTTGATACTGCAGGCCGTCTTCATATTGATGAACCGATGATGGAAGAAGTGGCACGCTTGAAGACACATATAAAACCAGATTATATATTTTTTGTGGCAGATGCAACAACCGGACAGGATGCCGTTACAATTGCCAAGGAATTTTACGATAAACTTGCCTTTGATGCCGTTATTTTAACTAAACTGGATGGCGATGCCCGCGGTGGAGCAGCTTTATCCATTAAAGCAGTTACGGGAAAACCGGTTGCTTTTGTCGGCATCGGGGAAAAAATCAGCGATCTGGAAATTTTTTATCCCGATAGAATGGCAAGCCGTATTTTGGGAATGGGCGATGTTTTAACCCTTATTGAAAAAGCCGAAGAAGCAATAGATATGGAGGCGGAAGAAAAACTTGCCCGCAAAATGCTGAAAAATCAGTTTACTTTAAATGATTTCCTCAAACAATTACAAAGCATCAAAAAAATGGGTTCTCTGGAATCAATAATTCGTATGATTCCCGGCTTGGGACGCAAACTTCCCGCCGATTTGAAAATTGACGATAAAGCACTAAAACATATAGAAGCAATTATTCAATCAATGACCGAAAAAGAACGCGAGCATCCTGAAATTATTAACGGCAGCAGACGTCTCCGTATTGCTAAAGGATGCGGACTTAGCGTTACGGAAGTTAATCGCTTGTTACGCCAGTTTGAAGAAATGAAAAAAATGCTGAAAAAAGTCAATACCCCTCAGGGAAGAAAACATATAGAACGAATGATGGGAGGAAATAGACCGGAAATTTAA
- a CDS encoding YlbE family protein: MLKLNKDKPKVINIGLEKFAVDLKTQGIDVVNLLWKPPLPVENSYHHKINSLSENIIAPANKKALEIINSGKAVLTGMDVALKVIPGMHKDLILHSGPPVSWDRMCGPMRGAIIGALIYEDRAKNAEEAEKIAASGKIEFAPCHEHNCTGPMAGIISPSMPVFIIKNESYGNFTYATQNEGLGKVLRYGAYSEEVINRLKWMEKVLYPVLKRAIEYAGTINIQGLIAQALNMGDELHNRNRAGTSLFIRQIAPAIIKTMTNPEESAAALDFINGNDHFFLNLSMPASKAILDPARNISGSSIVVAMARNGTDFGIQVSGTGNKWFTGTAPVPDALYFPGFTKEDANPDIGDSSITETGGLGGFALAAAPAIVQFVGGTAKEAINYTLSMYNICFGESSLYQIPALDFRGTPLGIDVVKVIQNNIAPVIDTGVAHKNPGVGQVGAGVVKAPFEPFIKAYKTLADMY; this comes from the coding sequence ATGCTGAAATTAAATAAAGATAAACCAAAAGTAATAAACATTGGCTTGGAAAAATTTGCCGTAGACCTTAAAACTCAAGGTATTGATGTGGTAAACCTCCTTTGGAAACCTCCTCTGCCTGTTGAAAACAGCTATCATCATAAAATAAATTCGCTCTCTGAAAACATCATTGCTCCAGCCAATAAAAAAGCTCTGGAAATAATCAATTCCGGCAAAGCGGTTTTAACCGGAATGGATGTTGCCCTGAAGGTTATTCCCGGAATGCATAAAGACCTTATTCTCCATAGCGGTCCTCCTGTTTCCTGGGATAGAATGTGCGGTCCTATGCGGGGTGCCATAATTGGAGCTCTAATTTATGAAGATAGGGCAAAAAATGCAGAAGAAGCGGAAAAAATTGCCGCTTCGGGAAAAATTGAATTTGCTCCCTGCCACGAACATAATTGTACCGGTCCTATGGCAGGTATTATCAGTCCTTCAATGCCTGTTTTTATTATTAAAAATGAAAGCTACGGCAATTTTACTTATGCTACCCAAAATGAAGGTTTGGGAAAAGTTTTGCGCTATGGTGCCTATAGCGAAGAAGTGATTAACCGCCTAAAATGGATGGAAAAAGTGCTCTATCCCGTCCTGAAAAGAGCTATAGAATATGCGGGAACGATTAATATTCAGGGACTTATTGCCCAAGCATTGAATATGGGTGATGAACTTCACAATCGTAATCGGGCTGGAACTTCTTTGTTTATCAGACAAATAGCTCCTGCCATTATTAAAACAATGACTAATCCTGAAGAATCTGCTGCCGCACTGGATTTTATAAATGGCAACGACCATTTTTTCCTGAACCTGTCTATGCCTGCAAGTAAAGCCATTCTTGATCCTGCCAGAAACATTTCCGGTAGCTCTATAGTTGTGGCTATGGCAAGAAATGGAACTGATTTCGGAATTCAGGTTAGCGGAACAGGAAATAAATGGTTTACGGGTACTGCCCCTGTTCCCGATGCCCTCTATTTTCCAGGTTTTACCAAAGAAGATGCCAATCCCGATATTGGTGACAGCTCTATAACGGAAACAGGCGGTTTGGGTGGTTTTGCTCTTGCCGCAGCTCCTGCCATAGTTCAATTTGTAGGTGGAACTGCCAAAGAAGCAATAAATTACACATTGTCTATGTATAATATTTGTTTTGGAGAAAGTTCCCTTTATCAAATTCCGGCATTGGATTTTAGAGGAACCCCTTTGGGAATTGATGTAGTGAAAGTTATTCAAAATAACATAGCTCCGGTAATTGACACAGGTGTAGCACATAAAAATCCTGGTGTGGGACAAGTTGGCGCTGGAGTTGTGAAAGCACCTTTTGAACCGTTTATTAAGGCCTATAAAACATTGGCGGATATGTATTAA
- a CDS encoding cyclase family protein, with protein MELNSFFEFMQSLKMYDLTQPLSIHTPPWPSYMPLGIQYFKRIAGAHSGQGANGQIITTSNHVGTHIDGEIHFFASGRSIGQVPMEEWIGPGVVVDISDSVNDYDLYSPELLMQKAEIKKGDILIINTGYHRYAWDQPESDELRYFVKHPGPDPSFHTWALDMHLKWIGVDCGSADHPMNTIIRNWHPGSFNEAEQKLIAKYGKTWDEMFPPEEYYQVMHLKLFPKKLVHAENLGGDIDKISNKRVWIGLFPLRGIELESSMCRIMAWEP; from the coding sequence ATGGAACTAAACAGCTTCTTTGAATTTATGCAGAGCTTAAAGATGTATGATTTAACTCAGCCCTTAAGTATTCATACACCTCCCTGGCCCAGCTATATGCCTTTGGGAATTCAATACTTTAAACGCATTGCTGGAGCTCATTCAGGTCAGGGTGCAAATGGTCAAATTATTACTACCAGCAATCATGTAGGCACACATATTGATGGTGAAATCCATTTTTTTGCCAGTGGACGCAGTATAGGACAAGTTCCTATGGAAGAATGGATTGGTCCTGGAGTAGTTGTAGATATTTCTGATAGCGTAAATGACTATGATTTATACTCTCCCGAGCTTCTGATGCAAAAAGCGGAAATCAAAAAAGGCGATATTTTAATTATCAATACCGGCTACCATCGTTATGCCTGGGATCAGCCTGAAAGTGATGAACTCCGCTATTTTGTTAAGCATCCGGGTCCTGATCCTTCTTTTCATACCTGGGCTTTGGATATGCATTTGAAATGGATTGGAGTAGATTGCGGTTCTGCAGATCATCCTATGAATACTATTATCCGCAATTGGCATCCTGGTTCTTTTAACGAAGCGGAACAAAAGTTGATTGCCAAATACGGTAAGACCTGGGATGAAATGTTTCCTCCTGAAGAATACTATCAGGTGATGCATCTGAAACTCTTCCCTAAAAAGCTGGTGCATGCAGAAAACCTGGGGGGAGATATTGATAAAATCTCCAATAAAAGGGTCTGGATAGGACTTTTTCCTCTGCGCGGCATTGAACTGGAATCCTCTATGTGTCGCATTATGGCTTGGGAACCCTAA
- the rplI gene encoding 50S ribosomal protein L9, whose protein sequence is MKVIMLKTIEKVGNQGDVVNVKRGYARNYLVPRGFALYATPANLKNLNAIKNKLADEEQKLTEELKNLAEKIDSTKLVFMRKVDEHGTMFGSVSELDIIRSLEEQGINIQKNDLEMDKHFKELGEFQVPIHLRKDIVCTLNISIEPEQ, encoded by the coding sequence ATGAAAGTTATTATGTTGAAAACAATAGAAAAAGTGGGAAATCAGGGTGATGTTGTTAATGTTAAAAGAGGATATGCCAGAAATTATCTTGTTCCCCGCGGCTTTGCTTTATATGCAACTCCGGCAAACTTGAAAAATCTTAATGCTATTAAAAATAAGCTTGCCGATGAAGAGCAAAAATTGACCGAAGAATTAAAAAACCTTGCCGAAAAAATTGACTCCACGAAACTGGTATTTATGAGAAAAGTTGATGAACACGGTACTATGTTCGGTTCCGTATCCGAGCTGGATATTATCCGTAGCTTGGAAGAACAGGGAATTAATATTCAGAAAAATGACCTGGAAATGGACAAACATTTCAAAGAACTGGGCGAATTCCAAGTGCCTATTCATCTGCGGAAAGATATTGTGTGCACGCTTAATATTTCTATTGAGCCGGAACAATAG
- a CDS encoding DUF721 domain-containing protein, which yields MAFSSFSRLSENLIYRLGGDKYRSFIHIYLSWSKIVGEILASQSHPVKVENGVLFVAVQNNTWMQELILIKDDIIAKYKSIYEEEIADIVFLISSPKRKCKRRK from the coding sequence ATGGCTTTCAGCTCTTTTTCCCGGCTTTCCGAAAACCTTATCTACCGTTTAGGCGGAGATAAATACCGGTCTTTTATCCATATTTATCTTTCTTGGAGCAAGATAGTTGGCGAAATTCTGGCTTCCCAATCGCATCCTGTAAAAGTGGAAAACGGTGTTCTTTTTGTTGCCGTTCAAAATAACACTTGGATGCAGGAACTTATTCTGATTAAAGATGATATAATTGCCAAATACAAATCTATCTATGAGGAGGAGATTGCTGATATTGTTTTTCTTATCAGCAGTCCCAAACGCAAATGCAAAAGACGCAAATAG
- a CDS encoding single-stranded DNA-binding protein — protein sequence MADLKVPRLNKCIFSGRIGNDVELKYTPKGTPVVRFVVACDRRYKDETEQWQTATSWIDCVAWRKWAEFIANQTHKGSAVIVEGRIETRNWTDQNNQNRKTTEVIVDVLHSLEWKPREEGVTPPNEEVPLPAEETLHHNTTTDDVPF from the coding sequence ATGGCTGATTTGAAAGTACCGCGTTTAAACAAATGTATCTTTAGCGGCAGAATCGGTAACGATGTAGAACTGAAATATACCCCTAAAGGAACCCCTGTAGTTCGTTTTGTTGTTGCCTGTGATCGTCGTTACAAAGATGAAACCGAACAATGGCAAACTGCAACCAGTTGGATTGACTGTGTAGCTTGGCGTAAATGGGCTGAGTTTATTGCCAATCAAACTCACAAAGGAAGCGCCGTAATTGTGGAAGGAAGAATTGAAACTCGCAATTGGACAGACCAAAACAATCAAAATCGCAAAACTACCGAAGTGATTGTAGATGTTCTTCATTCCCTGGAATGGAAACCTCGCGAAGAAGGAGTTACACCGCCAAATGAAGAAGTTCCTCTTCCAGCAGAAGAAACACTCCATCACAATACTACAACTGATGATGTTCCTTTTTAG
- the rpsF gene encoding 30S ribosomal protein S6 has product MTKDYELMVILVPTLSADEANAINDSLMALVTENGGEIIKIDPWGKRMLAYPIKKFREGYYFVDYFRVDSLVIKKLKALFNINENIIRYLFVAKN; this is encoded by the coding sequence GTGACAAAGGATTATGAACTAATGGTGATTTTAGTTCCCACCTTAAGTGCGGATGAAGCTAATGCTATAAATGATAGTTTAATGGCTTTGGTAACCGAAAACGGTGGAGAAATCATCAAAATTGACCCTTGGGGCAAGCGTATGCTGGCTTATCCCATTAAAAAATTCAGAGAGGGCTATTACTTTGTGGATTATTTTAGAGTTGACAGCTTGGTTATTAAGAAACTAAAAGCACTATTCAATATTAACGAAAACATTATTCGCTACTTATTTGTGGCAAAGAATTGA
- the rpe gene encoding ribulose-phosphate 3-epimerase, which translates to MQKTQIAPSLLAADFGNLDSEITSLEAAGADILHLDIMDGHYVPNLSFGFPVIRTIRFLSKLPLDVHLMVTNPDFHISLLLDMDVQWVSFHQETFYHSHRLIQTLKEKGIKAGLALNPGTPIGTLEALLPDLDYILVMSVNPGFSAQDFIPSAIYKIWDLYNLRKKNNYRYLIEVDGGVTAANAKALKEAGTDILVSASYIFSSHDYSQAISALRNA; encoded by the coding sequence ATGCAAAAGACGCAAATAGCCCCTTCACTCTTAGCAGCGGATTTTGGAAATCTTGATTCCGAAATTACTTCTCTGGAAGCCGCTGGAGCCGATATCCTGCATTTGGATATTATGGATGGTCACTATGTGCCCAATTTGAGTTTCGGGTTTCCAGTAATTAGAACTATTCGTTTTTTAAGTAAGCTGCCTTTGGATGTTCATTTAATGGTTACCAATCCGGATTTTCATATTTCCCTTTTGCTGGATATGGATGTGCAATGGGTCAGCTTTCATCAGGAAACATTTTATCATAGCCACCGGCTTATTCAGACATTAAAAGAAAAAGGCATTAAAGCCGGGTTGGCATTAAATCCTGGAACTCCCATAGGAACTTTGGAAGCTCTTTTGCCTGATTTGGATTATATTTTGGTGATGAGTGTAAATCCTGGTTTTTCGGCTCAGGACTTTATTCCTTCTGCCATCTATAAAATTTGGGATTTATATAACCTGCGGAAAAAGAATAATTACCGCTATCTCATAGAAGTTGACGGGGGAGTTACTGCCGCTAACGCTAAAGCATTAAAAGAAGCGGGAACCGATATTCTGGTTTCTGCCTCCTATATTTTCAGCAGTCACGATTATAGTCAGGCAATTTCCGCTTTAAGAAATGCCTGA
- the rpsR gene encoding 30S ribosomal protein S18 — MNTTDRKKKYTRKKYCRFCANKEIQIDYKNIDVLKPYISEVGKIEPARLTGTCAKHQRKLTTEIKRARQMALIPYVIE; from the coding sequence ATGAATACTACCGACAGAAAGAAAAAATATACCCGCAAAAAATACTGCAGGTTTTGCGCCAATAAAGAAATTCAGATTGACTATAAGAATATTGATGTTCTGAAACCTTATATCTCAGAAGTAGGAAAAATTGAGCCGGCACGTTTGACCGGAACTTGCGCCAAGCACCAAAGGAAGCTTACAACTGAAATTAAACGTGCGCGTCAGATGGCATTAATTCCTTATGTAATTGAATAA
- the fdrA gene encoding acyl-CoA synthetase FdrA: protein MPIKAKIIAGKYLDSVKLMLISRELRSLKGVLEAVAIVATSENREILKASDMLAEEINSASENDIVIVIKADNAKNAAEAINKAEELINKPSTNEYNQTPIPQAFTLEKAIATLGGADLCLISIAGKYAAAEAEKALEKGLHILLFSDNVSIEDELSLKQKALKKGLLMMGPDCGTAILNGVPLAFANNVPRGKIGIVSASGTGLQEISTTIANLSGGISQAFGTGGRDGKKEIGGLMLTACLEYLLEDENTEVIIVTGKPPCEEVQKKLWELISHSSKPVIANFLIPMQVPELPNLYYVRSLSETAFFACKKAGIEVKNAKLAEDFPLPKLRGPYLRGLYSGGTLCQEAIQVYLDNFGCEPFNNVTDQAFFRLTDGWQTKENSIIDLGADEFTIGRPHPMIDYSLRLQKLAQEANDPKVGIILLDVVLGFGAHPDPAEELVPALQKLPADLVVVCHLLGTDGDPQNRQKQKKELEKAGAYVFTSHHSACEFVCQCLRSYRSAKC, encoded by the coding sequence ATGCCCATAAAAGCTAAAATTATTGCGGGAAAATACTTGGATTCCGTTAAGCTGATGCTTATTTCCCGGGAACTAAGGTCTCTAAAAGGCGTTCTGGAAGCAGTTGCTATTGTAGCTACAAGCGAAAATCGGGAAATTCTAAAGGCAAGTGATATGCTGGCAGAAGAAATAAACTCTGCTTCGGAAAACGATATTGTTATCGTGATCAAAGCCGATAACGCAAAAAATGCTGCGGAAGCAATAAATAAAGCAGAAGAATTAATCAATAAACCTTCCACTAATGAATACAATCAAACTCCAATTCCCCAGGCATTTACTCTGGAAAAAGCAATTGCCACTTTAGGAGGAGCAGACCTTTGTCTAATTTCCATTGCCGGAAAATATGCAGCCGCTGAAGCGGAAAAAGCACTGGAAAAAGGACTGCATATTTTGCTCTTTTCCGATAATGTAAGCATTGAAGATGAACTTTCTTTGAAACAAAAAGCTCTGAAAAAAGGTCTTTTGATGATGGGTCCTGATTGCGGAACCGCTATTCTCAATGGCGTTCCACTTGCCTTTGCCAATAATGTTCCCCGCGGTAAAATAGGAATTGTTTCCGCATCAGGAACAGGTTTACAGGAAATCTCCACTACTATAGCTAATTTGAGTGGAGGAATTTCGCAGGCATTTGGAACCGGAGGAAGGGATGGGAAAAAAGAAATTGGCGGCTTAATGCTGACTGCCTGTTTGGAATATCTGCTGGAGGATGAAAATACAGAAGTTATTATTGTAACAGGAAAACCCCCCTGTGAAGAGGTGCAGAAAAAATTGTGGGAACTGATTTCTCATAGTTCCAAACCGGTGATTGCCAATTTCCTTATTCCAATGCAAGTTCCTGAACTACCCAATTTATATTATGTCCGTTCTTTATCTGAAACCGCTTTTTTTGCCTGTAAGAAAGCAGGAATTGAAGTAAAAAATGCTAAGCTTGCGGAAGATTTTCCTTTGCCAAAGCTTAGAGGTCCTTATCTGCGCGGTTTATATAGTGGCGGAACGCTTTGCCAGGAAGCAATTCAGGTCTATCTTGATAATTTTGGTTGCGAACCCTTTAATAATGTTACGGATCAGGCATTTTTCCGGTTGACCGATGGCTGGCAAACAAAAGAAAATAGTATTATAGATTTAGGAGCAGATGAATTTACAATAGGACGTCCTCATCCAATGATAGATTACAGTTTGCGTCTGCAAAAATTGGCTCAGGAAGCAAATGATCCTAAAGTAGGTATCATCTTATTGGATGTAGTTTTGGGTTTTGGTGCTCATCCCGATCCGGCTGAAGAACTTGTTCCTGCCCTGCAAAAATTGCCTGCAGACCTTGTTGTTGTCTGCCATTTATTAGGAACAGACGGCGATCCTCAAAACCGGCAAAAACAAAAAAAGGAATTGGAAAAGGCAGGAGCTTATGTATTTACCTCTCATCATTCTGCTTGTGAATTTGTCTGCCAATGTTTAAGATCATATCGGAGTGCTAAATGCTGA